One part of the Dioscorea cayenensis subsp. rotundata cultivar TDr96_F1 chromosome 2, TDr96_F1_v2_PseudoChromosome.rev07_lg8_w22 25.fasta, whole genome shotgun sequence genome encodes these proteins:
- the LOC120270334 gene encoding plastocyanin-like translates to MASLTAATLSIPSFTGLKAINKTTTTTTTTTTISYCSSNAKMCIKASLKDVGVAVAATAASAILASNAMAVEILLGGNDGSLAFVPSEFSVSSGEKIVFKNNAGFPHNVIFDEDGVPAGVDATKISMSEEDLMNAPGETYSVTLDKPGSYVFYCSPHQGAGMKGVVTVN, encoded by the coding sequence aTGGCAAGTTTAACAGCTGCAACATTGAGCATCCCATCCTTCACAGGCCTCAAAGCCattaacaaaacaacaacaacaacaacaacaacaacaactataaGCTATTGTTCAAGTAATGCAAAGATGTGCATCAAGGCCTCTCTGAAAGACGTCGGTGTTGCGGTTGCCGCCACGGCAGCAAGTGCAATACTTGCAAGCAATGCCATGGCTGTGGAAATATTGCTTGGAGGCAATGATGGTTCACTGGCTTTCGTGCCGTCGGAGTTCTCTGTGTCTTCTGGAGAAAAGATAGTGTTCAAGAACAATGCCGGGTTCCCGCATAATGTCATTTTCGATGAGGATGGAGTGCCGGCAGGTGTCGATGCGACGAAGATATCAATGAGTGAGGAGGACCTTATGAATGCACCAGGAGAGACTTACAGTGTTACACTGGACAAGCCAGGAAGTTATGTCTTCTATTGTTCACCTCACCAGGGTGCTGGCATGAAGGGAGTAGTTACTGTTAATTAG